The Aspergillus fumigatus Af293 chromosome 5, whole genome shotgun sequence nucleotide sequence ACCAGATAACTCTTTTTTGTACGTGGCATGCTACCCTGAGCCGGATAATAgttgaaaaagaaaagttCGGCTTCTGGCAAGTGCTGCGGATTGTCATTCCCTACTTCGGACATGCTGGTCAGGTTGGCTTTCTGATTTATGTTTCCTTCATGTTGCTATACCAGTTTGGACTTGATGATTGTTACCATGAACTCAACGATTACCCTTTTTGTCCTCGTTTCCATTTGCGCGATCGGCACTATTTAACATTTGATGTCTGTCATGAACTAGCCTGAGACAACTATTCTGCATGGCATGGGTGTTTACCGGCGCAAGCAACTGTCTCATGTGCCTGAAGGAATAAACTATCAAAACTGATAATCTTAAACACGTGTTTGGTATTTTCGTAGCAAAATCCGATGTAGTAGTGGTATCAAATAGCGGAAGATGCAACCCAGGAAAATAAGTACATAGTTCGTAAAAGAGAACGATCATCATATGCAAGACACCGTGTGCTTACATCGCTAGTGACTTCTTGATTTTCCCTCGTTGAAACTTTGATCATGACCATCccttccttcctctccatcaTGTTGCCCTTCACCCTGTCTCGTCCCTTTCTGCTCATTATCTTCAGAGCGGTCCATGAAGTTCTCAAATTGTGACCAGAGAGCTTCGACGGAACTGAACTCATTGCCGACCTGTGTATCACATTATTTACAGATTTCAAAGATCCATTGGTTTCGATGCTACTTACAGCAATGATACTTTCCAGGTTGCGGTTCAATCGGTTGATGTTTTGAAGTACTTGCTCCATACCCTGTCGGTTCCGTCAGTATTGTACTGAATAGAGTGACTCCAACCCATCGATGAAATTAATAAAATAAGGACTTGAACAGTTGCATGATGCAGTGACTTTTGTGTCTTGTCCAGCGCCGAATTGCTTACCACTGCGATTTCCCGAACCAGCTCCGCTCGCTGCTGCTCGAAGACTGTCGGGGTTGATCTCCTCGGTGTCGTTGACATTTTCAACGCTATACAACTATCCTGGCTCGACAAGGAAAAATTCTTCACTTAGTTCAATCTGTGTAGCATCCGCTGTAAGAAATTAATCACGAAATATTATTTCCTTGTGTATATTGTGGGATTGTCAAATTTGTTGTTGGACGCGTTGATTTGTTGCTATTTTGTGCTTTGTGGTTGATGCGGGGCGGAAGTGGCAGTATCTGATTGGGTTTTGACCGCCTATCTCACCGCTTGTTTGGATGTCATGGAGTCAGCTCATGGTTCGCAATGGTGGTAGTTAGCTCGTTCTTTACGTGCTCTTAAATAGATTGAACAGAGAAAAGATGTCCAAAGTTTCTTTCTTTAAAAAGACAAGTGCTACGAATGCAGAGAGAATGACATGTCATGGTCTGGATCGGAAGGCCCAAGCAGATTCTTTGGAGAGCCAACAACCATATCAGACAGATATCACCCATGACGGAAACATTTGAAGCAATGGCTGTTTTTGGAGAAACGGCGTTGCAACAAACGTCGGCTATTGCGTAGTGATACTGATGGGCGACGGAGAGGTGAAAAATCATCTCAGAGCACGTCCTCACGAGCCAAAGCGGGAGGTTGTCAATCGTGCAGCTTATGGATTGACCAGTCCCCTACAGGGTGAGAGGGGCGGTATCTTACAGACAGACAATAACTATCTTGCTGAGACGCTGTCCAACATTCGTCAAGAGCGCACTTTCCAACCCTCAAACCGAAGGGATTTCGTGACGGCGGTTACTTGTTTCTCAAACAAGTCCTGGATGCATTCCACCTTAGCAATGACGACCAAGTGGTGAGAATATCCACTTCTTAAGGCGTACTGCAAGGTTGCTCGATAAAAAATCGATTAAGCTGCCCGTGTAACTCCTCTGGTATTTGGCAAAGTCTGAAAATCGAGACAGTCTGATAAAGCTGTTCAGCGAAGGAATATGCATGATAGATGCAATGGATATAGACTCAGACCTACGTCTGCGGCGGCGTGCCCATATAGAAACTCTTCGCTCTTCAGCTATGAGTCTACATGGAGTGTTCCAGCGGTCTGGTCTACGTACGGAGGCGGTGGGTCGACGACATTCATGAATATCAGCTCTCTAGTCCTCTGCAGCTCTCTTTGAGAATTTTCGAGGTCAACAGCGGCTGATTCCAGTTGAGTGCGAATATTTGCTTCACGAGACTTGGCTTGTGTCAGCTGCGTCCTAAGAAACACCTCCACATTCTTCATCTCATTGAAAGACTGCTGAACCATCGCGAGGCAGTTCAGATCGACAAATATGTTATCGAAGAGAATTCGGCTTATCATGCTTCCCTGTGCTATAGTCATACGAGGAAGGGGCTGCACGTCTGGATCCAGCCTCATTGCCTGAGAGACTAGCACCTGCGTCTGGCGAGCTCTTGACTGGGCTCGAGACAAGCAGTTCTGTCTTCCAAAATCGGCAACAATGCTTCCAAACCCCCAAATATCTCTCTGACAGTGCTGCAGCGCTTCATACATGTCCAGCAAAGCTTGTTTGACAGTTATTTGTGCCTTTGCGAGACACTGCGCTGCTTGATAGATGTTATTCAACCGTCCGCTGAGCTCGCCATACCAGGCTTGAGCAGCTTTTGTGGCTTCCTCCAGCgcatcttcttcaggaaATTCAGCGGTCGGACCGCCGAACAGATTCTCATAGAGGCTTTTAAGTTCTTCATGTAGTCTTAAGCGTTCAGTGCATGCCGCTTGGAGCTCTTCTCGCGCTGCGGTTGCCTCCTCAATCTGAgtctccagcatctccttctccgccttgaTCGCACGCTCTTTCTCGAGGGCATTGTAGTACTCTCGCATCTCTTTGTCGGCTTTCTTTTCGAATTCGTCCCCCCTGCCAGACGCCCTGTACATGAGTCGACGAATTGTACTATCGCGGTATTTCGTATGTTCCTCACGTTCGATCTGTGTAAGCTCTGCAACCTTCTTGAGGCGGTCGCTGATCTGGGCGAGTTGCTTACGTAGGTCAGACAGGTAGGCTTCATGGGATTTTAGCGTGTCAGGTGCATGTTCAACGGTTTTGAGATCAGCAAGGATCCGACTGTGGTGATCCCTCATAGAGGTGATGCGATCATAAAGAGCCATTGTGCTCGTACTGTACAGCGTTGTCAATTTATCCAAGCCAGCTAATGTATTCATGTATCCTCATCACTGTTATAGAGCCAAGGGTGCGAAGCAACACACAGAATGAATGGAGAGGATGCTGTCTTTGCTCTACCTGTCTAGTGCTAGTTGTGACGGAATGCCTAGGTAACCATGCAGGATCTCTGAAGTTAGGCCTCGCCTAAGGCTGAGTAAGCCCGTGTGTACCCGCCAAGTGCCCAGTGGTTGTGGGTCTTAGTTGGCAAAACCTGTGAGCGGGTTATGATTCTGAGCATCTAACCTATGAAATGCAATGGTTTTCCGAACCTGTAACAGCAGAAAGGGGTCATGTGACTCTATAGATTAAAATATGTTGTATAACTTGTATTTTAAACTCCTCGAATTCATCCTATTACGTAGGTCCAAGCATAGATAGTAGATTAAGATAACTAACGTTAATTAAGAGCTCTCTCCAAATGAGAATGACTCTCCATACTTATAGCTCTATCTTCATTCAAATCTAATACAGCTCGTATCCTTCACTCTACTAGATGGCGTCTAACCCTGCCTGATGATCGATCTCTCGCGAAGCTGGAAAATGGGAGTGACATTTCACCTCCATTTCCTTACAGCTCTTCGGAATCATCAATCACATATAGGTAGTCATCTCACCCCTGAGAATTCTACCTTAGCCTTAACCTCTATCTGTATCCATAGTTTGATACCCTGGATACTCTCCTCATCTATGTATTCAGTATTctattctttttcttcatttACTGGCTTCATTAATTAGATAGGTTAGTTTACTGTGTCAGACTTATATGAGTGAATAGTTAGTACCTAAAGCCCATTTAGACCTAAAAAGCCCCTGAAAACCTAGAGTTATTCATGACGTTAAGTATAATCTAGATAGCTGAAGGAGGACCGCATGTTTAGTCCCCAGGACCAGGCTTATACTAGCTAGGGAAACAGCCAAGTCAGTGAACTGATTAAATTTTAGGGCAGCTAGAATGTCTAGTACGCGACTCAGTCTCTCAGTGGTCAAAAGTCCTGAAACGAGCACACATACAAGGGAGCTTTTTGATGGAGAACAGAGACCTTAAGTACCTTCTGTTGGTTTTTCCGTCATGCTTAATTGATTAAAGTGACTTACTTTCCCAAATTAGGCCTGCTTTAGTCTAGACGTGGATTGGATGTTATAATTTTGATTTGAATCACCTGAGGCTTTCATTATATGTTGAGAATCTGTTTTTTCTAACAGCTTGATTCTTTACAAAATTGCATTAGATCTACATTCAAAACAAGATCAGTATAGTCTCATGCCTAGAACCACGGTACAACACATATATAGCCCTGTTGCTGTCTGTCTCCGCCAGTCCTGAGCTCAAACCCTTGTTTCATTGGGACACGAAGGACGGTAGGGTTGCAGTAGGATATTATAGCTCAAGGTGAACATGCAATCTATTGAGCAGAAGGCTAAAGGCTCTCGCAGATGACGTTGATAGTATGCGTTCAGATCACCGCCGACTTAGAAAGGCTAAGGGTCTATGTTCTGGATCATGCGGTGGTGTCGTTGAATATGTTAGCGTCGCCTACGTCTACGAGAATGGTGTCCAACAGCGATGGGCAGATGGGCAGTGTTTGTGGATTCAAGCAGTAGCAGTGACGACTAGCTTATTAGTGATAGATGAGTTATGCCGGTGTGTAGATCTCCGCCTCGATAATTCCCAGGTCGCTGTCCTCTGAAGCCACCGTCACACTCTGGCCAACAGTAGCATTGAGATCTAACGTCACATAGCCTAGAGAAGTCGGGGTGACCCCTTCATAGACTACGGTGTCGTCCACACTGATCTGGACTGGATACTTTGTCGTTCGGAAGCTGTGCAGCTTCATCACCATCTGCGACACATTGACTGGACTGTCCCAGGAGTACTTGATCCAGGTACTGCTTTTGTCCCCGTCACAGGACCACTCTGtttcctcgtcatcatcgtaGGAATTGATCATGTTCTCCGTGTCACATCCAGCAGTGACGTTCAAACCCTCCACAGCTTTGCGAGATATGGTGTATGATTCACTCGATGGTGTCGGACCGCGAGAGAGAACAAAAGGAAGGTCGGACCCGGGGATGACGGTGCTCAACCCGCCCTTACTGGCAAATGGCTTGGTGTTGAGGCTAATCGTTGCTGGTTTGAGCCCGTCGGATGTAGCAGTCAGAGTGACCTGGCCGGCTCTTGTTGTAGACCGCAGCATGACCCGGTTGATTCCGTTTTCGACTGGGAGGGTAGTTGACAGGATGCAGTTGTCGGCACACTGGGCAATTCCGCCACGCCAGGAGGCCTCCCCAGAAAGAGCAAAGTCAATGATGTTCAGAGCAATGGGGTTCCTTTGACCCTCTGCATCGACCACCTCAACATCCACCACGGCAATATCCGCACCATCAGCCACAAATCCAGACGGCCCCGTATGAGGCGTCAACCGGATACTGGCGGGCTCACCAGCAGTCGTCTTCGTGTCCAGCAAGGATTCACGAGCGTCCAGCCGTCCCACGGCCCTGATCGTGCCCGGCTGCCAAGTGACATTGGCGAAAGTGAAAAGGAATCGGCTGCTCTGCTCGCCCTTGCCCACAGACTTGCCATTCAGAAACagctccacctcctccgccgtgGACACAACGTAGAAATCCTTGACCGTAGTGTCGTTGTAGTTCCAATGCCCGATGATATGTCCTGCCAACCGGTCGACATCAACCCAGCTATCCCACATCACCTTGTGCGCGTACCACCCGTCCTTCGGCAGCCGGACCCCATCCACCTCGCCAGACCGTCGGTAATTCTCTGCTCCTCGATGGTGTGTATTCGAGTCCGAAAATATAATATTCACCCCACCGGCATTAACCCTCGTCCCCGTCCCGGGCCGCTGCTCGAAATAGTCGAACCATCGCCGCACATTCTCCACCGCATGCGAGTCCTGGTTGCGGTTGTACTCGCTCGCATCCTCCCCCTTGTACGGCGGGCCCGCCCCGTCCACATGATACGGCGGAGACCAGTCATCCCAGTACTTCCTCAACCCCTCGTCACGACTATACTCCATCTGCCAGAGGCGGATGCGCGCCCCCTTGTTGATATACAGCATTTCGCCCCCGTACTCCGCCACAGAGCTATTCAGCATCTCGCGCGATCCCGCCGCGCGACCCCCGTGTGGGTCGTACGTATCCCGCAGAGCCTTCATCTCGCTCATGTGCGCCTCCGAGATCCCGTGGTTGCCGGCTTCGTAGAAGATGACGCTGGGGCTGTTCCGGTGGTAGATGACTGCGTCGCGCATGAGCTCCGTGCGCTGCGCCCAGCGCCGGCCTGTTGCGTCGCCTTCGGAGTCGCCCGCCGGCAGGGCCTGGAGCAGGCCCAGGCGATCGAGCGACTCGACGTCTTGTTTCCATGGGGTGACGTGCATCCAGCGGATGAGGGCGGCGTTACTGGCGAGGACGAGGCTGTTCGAGAAATCGGTGAGCCAGGGTGGGACGGCGCAGCCGAGGGCGGGCCATTCGTTTGTTGTGCGTTGGGCATAGCCTTTGAGGTGGAGGGTGCGGTCGTTGAGCTTAAACGCGCCGTGGGTGAACTCGGTCTTGCGGAAGCCGGTGCGGGTCTTGACGGAGTCGATGGCGTGGTGGTTGAGGAGTAGCGAGGTCCGGACGTCGTAGAGGTAGCCGTACCCCCAGCTCCAGAAGTTCAGGTCCGAGAGGTGTGTTGTGGTGCGGATGGTCCGGGTCTCGTTCGCTTGGAGGGTGTACCGGCCGCCGGTGATGGTTTTGAGTTTCTTACCCTGCACGGCATCGTGGATGTCGACTTGGTACTGGAATGTTCTGGCTTGTTGGTACTCATTGCGGACCTGTGATTCTACGTTGATGGTAGCGCTCTTGCGGGGTATATCCAGGTCGGTGGCATAGATGTAAACCCCGGTGGTCTGCAGATTGGAGTACAACGGTAGAGTCTGGTACAGTCGATCTGTAACATGCAGGAAAACGTTCTTGTTGATCCCGCCGTAGTTGGCATAGAAATTCTTGTCGTTCCACTGGTACGGCGTGCTGGTGGCCTTCTCCCTGTACGTCCAGCTATTGTCGATTTGAGCCGCCAGGACGTTGGTCTGATTGTAGAGCGTGATATCGCTgacatcaaagccaaaggCCATGACCCCGTTCTCGCTGCGACCGATCCACTTGCCATTAAGGTAGAACTCCCCGGCGTGACGGATGCCTTCGAACTCGAGAAAGACTTTCTTATTCCGGCTCGTGGCTGGCAGGTCAAAGTGTTTCCGGTACCAGGCAATTCCGGTGGACAGGTTGGCAATGTCCACGCGGAAAGCATCATCTTCGTTCCACGCATGGGGGAGGGTTACGTCCTTCCAATCGTTGTCGTTGAAGGACGGCGACTGTGCGGACGCGGGATTGCCCACGAGTACTTTCCACCCAGAGTTGAAGTTGTATTTCATCCGGCCATCATCTCTTGCTTGGACAACGAGcaggagggagaagaacgTAAGGACTGAAAGAATGGACTCTCTCATTGTGAATATATCGCAGATATCAATCAACGCCTTAGACTGTATCATCCTCGACTGCCAACCCATTTATACCCTCGCATGCTCAGATACTTCGCAGCTATCTTGCCACAATGGACATTCCGATGTCAGTTACCGATCCCAGCAACGGCATCTGCTTAAGACGAGGGCGTCATTAATCCACCACTGGTAAGCATCCGCGAGAAGGGCTGGGGGAGATCTCATCGTAGTACTCCGCTGTTCAATGGATTGAGCAAAAGCCGAGCATCCTATGATGCTGAATTGAATCCAGGAGATCTGCATTGAATTAATATATGCTCCCTTGGCAATCGGCAAACGAGGCCAGAAACTCGCAGTGATGAGGCTATCCCCCGCATTTCGGGTGGAACTATCCCGACACTGCAAGAACCATGCATCGATATCTGCTGCACATGATATAGAACTAGCACATATGGCCCTAGGGTGTGGTAAATAGGGCTTCAATCCACATGTAGAATGTGGTTAATTCCTCGAAAGCCCTTTGCCTCTAAAGCAGCAGTGTGGTGCTCTCTGATACTTAGGCGAAGGGTCGCTGGTAGATCTCTTATATAGTAAACTGTCCTTACCTATACTCCTTGTATTTCCTGTACTACTACTGTTTTAGAACTCATGCTATCATTTTATACACCCTACCTAAGAGTAGCTACATACGTGGTGTTCTGCCACGATAGTAGTTGACGGTCTTTGCTGGTGACGCTCTGCACCAAATCAGGACTCAGCCAGTTTCACTATGGCAGTAACCAAGGTAACTTTGTCACTAACCTCATAGTAGTTCTGGCGAGTGGCGATAGGAGTTGCATGCGGCCCTAGATATAACACAATTATAATAACAATGACAGTGATTTAGTGACACACGGTTGACAGAGGCTGACAGTGGTGTCCCACACATTTTCGAGACAGATCATCAAGGGCAGAAGCCCTAGCCGGCTTGATCATAAGCCAGCTTAGCATAGCACCTATACACAGCAGCTAGCTATGCCTTGCAGTGGCTCACTCCCGCCTCAACCAATAATTTGCAGTATTGGAAATGCAGCCACACGATCGGTGGCGGGAAGAGGTCTTTCGAGGTCCGCTCTTTGCCGTTGTAGAAGATGTTCTTCAGCCTGAACTCGGCCATGCCCTCGTCAATGTCGATATCAGTCGTGATTTCAGCGAGGTTCTCCATGTCCCGAGGGACTCCTGGATTTTCGGACGGGGAATGGGCTCCCCACAGAACGACGGATCTGGGAGTCTTCCCAACGACGACGAAGTGATTCGTCACATTGGTCCCTGGATCAGAACATCAGCGATGCGCATCCACAATCTCTATCGAACCTAGAACCTTGGTCGGGGTTCTACCTTCTTCGTAGGTACTGTTCAGTAGCTGCTTTCTATCCCACAGGATCGAGTCCTTGTTAGAGTCATTCCGTCCCAGTTGCGCCAATATGTTGCGCTGGATGGCGTATCCTGTACAtagagaaaaaggaagcagTCGGTCAGTAACACGCTTGTGAGGTTTACTGTCGGCTTCCCAGCATACGCTCGAGAGCACTCACCATAACCACCCCATACACCCGCGCAGAACCTCTCAAGGAGGTTCGAACCCCCATTAAGAGCATCATTGACCAATTCCGGTGGGATCTGGGATAGCGGTACCTTTCGCACGCATGAGTCGTTCAGAGAAGGATGATTTCTCGGGTTGTGCTGCTTGAAGTATTTGCTCTGAAACAAAGGGTCATTTTCGGGTCCAAAGGGCTCGAAATAGCAATGCATGGTCCATAACTGCCAGCCCCCGGCTCCGGCTACAGACGCTGCAACTGGAAACTTGCAGAAAGTTGCTGCTCCTGATCTTGTAACCCGGAAAAATGACATGGTCCTGTCAGTAAGTATCCAAGTTCAGGTTACAGAAACGGACATTATAGGAGAATTGTGATCAAGAATTCCAGGCCTATATACCGCCTCCGGTACCTCCAACCCAGTAGGATATCCTGCCAAATATTTCTATATATCTCTCTTGCGAGATTCCAACATCAAAACAACCCCGGCCGATTACTCAGCGGCGAGTGTATAACTAACTAGTCAGTGATTTCGATTTCGTAAGACGCCGAACGGCCGAAACCACCGAACCATTCAATAACCGTGTTGCGGACTCTGGGGAGGGCAGGCTTCGGGAGACCAACATTCTGGCGGATCTTAGTCAAggccaggagaagaaagTGCGCCTGATTGCTCAAACGGGGTAGGATGCAGCTAACAGAGTCAAACCTTGAGATGTCAAGATCAAGCCAGCCCAGAGGACATGTCACATCTGGGGCAGCTGTTTCAGTGCCCTCACCGGCAAATATATCTGCATGCTCCCTCGTACATTTGGATAAAGGAGGGATTGTGTCGATCTCTGAGGTCACGACTGCACGGATATTGGCTGGCGCATTCTCAAAGGGCATACATTTTTTATGTTTGGATATCTGTGTATTTGGATATCATTTCTCCATAGCCTTTCACATGTACCCAGCAGCCATTACTGTCACTATTTTAGATTCTCCACCGACTTGTAAAATAAAGTCATGTAATCTTAAACCTCAGGGATCTGATCAAGGGTCATCAAAGAACGGGAATCATGCTATGTGCTGTGTGGCAAAGAGAGTCATACTAATAAGACCGAGACCAAGTGAGAAGTTATTGGATACTTTCGAGCCTCAGCTACCAGGGCACCCAGTCCCCATTATAATTAACGAATTGGCCAGATGTCGTTGACTTGCTCGCTGCTTCAATCTGCAAAAGGTGTGAGAGATCCTCAGATAGTCATAATATCAGTATTTCTCCGTACCTGACGTGTAATTCCCGGAACAGTATCCTCAACAGTCACCGGAGCCTTCTCTAACCCATTGAGCTGCGCAGCGCGGCTGCCCATATCGGTTTGGACAAGTCTTACCAGCATCAGTCTGACTAAATCCCTTACAGAATAGGCTGTGGATTTGAGCTTACCCCGGATCAATCGACAGAGTTATCAAGTGCTTATTCTCGGCATCAATCTTCTTAACCAGATAATTCCCAGCCACCTTCGACATCCCATAAGCTGCAGTTAATGAAGGCATTTGTTCAATCGCATGAATGCTGGCCAGGAGCGTAGAGATATAAACGAACTTGGGAGTACTGGCTCTCTGCAGCAACGGTGCCATGGCTGTGAACAGCCGAAGCGGTCCCAGCGTGTTCACTGCAAAGTGAGAAAGCACGTCCAAGTCAGTCATTTCCTGAATCGGGCCCCAGTGGTTGCATATTCCTGCATTGGCAATGACAACATCGATGTGCTCGATATGATGCCGTGTCTGGATTTCGGACGCGGCCTCCGCAACCCTTGATGGGTTGTCGACACTGAGCGGCACGATAATCAGATCACAGCCACGACCCTTTGGCAGCTTACTGAGATCTTTCGCTTTCTCCGACGAGTTGTCCCGAACGGTTCCAATGACAGTGGTGCCCGGTTGGGCGAGATAATGTGCTGCAAGACCTCTCCCAATGCCTACAGACCGAATTAAACCCGAGACTTATAGATTGAAAGGTTGCTGTTGGCTCACCCCGATTGACTCCAGTGATAAGAACAACACGGTTCATCTTAGGATGTGCTGCACTTAATAGCGTTGTTCGGCAAGTTGGAATATCAGATGGGCGGGTCATTGGCTTCTCACCAGGGTGTGCCTTTTCCCGGACGAACTCTGCGCAGTGATATAGTTACTATCTTCGAGGCTCTGTGTTGATCCATCGGGCTTTGCGGTAGGGTAAGTCGCCCACCTCTTTGCACTTCCCTTGGAATAACCATTTAGTAGTGAACAATCACCATAATTTAGGCCCCTTGCAATATGATATGACTCCGGATAGGCTATGATCGGGTTTCTCATAGTGTTTTATGTGGGTTCCCTCTGTTCTGGGTCCAATTGCCTACATTCTTCACCGATGATTAAGCGGAGCCGAGCGTACAGAGACAGTTACAGAGTGCATTGCATGTTGACAGAACACCCAGAACGTTGGTTGCTCCGTGTCATCCTGTATGCGAACCCGGAGAGTAACGGAGGACGAGTCACAGAGAACATCCCCAACTCCTTTTCGAGGCATTGCCGATCACTTGCATGCCTACCGCTGAGTCAGCGGTGGCAGCGTGATATTGTAGTTTTGCATGCCATGTATATATAAACACATATACAGATCGTCCAGTGTTGTTATTGCCAAACACTCTCAAATCAATTGAGGTACCCGGCGACTTTACCTTCGGCTGCAAAAAACAGTCACAATGGCCAAGCGAACTGTCGTAGTGATCGGTTCTACTGGCTCACAGGCACGTCTTCCCACAGTGAATCGAGCTATGAAGACGGCTAACCTTGGTGCCTATAGGGTGGATCCGTGGTTGCAGCATTTCTGAAGCACCCCGATCTCTATCATATTCGGGCAATCACCCGTGACCCTGCCAAACCCGCTGCACAAGAACTCGCTGCCCGCGGCGTTGAAATCCAGCGTGCAGACGTGGACGAGGGCAGAGAAGTTCTTACTGTTGCCTTCGATGGCGCACACATTATCTAT carries:
- a CDS encoding DASH complex subunit DAD1 — its product is MSTTPRRSTPTVFEQQRAELVREIAVVSNSALDKTQKSLHHATVQGMEQVLQNINRLNRNLESIIAVGNEFSSVEALWSQFENFMDRSEDNEQKGTRQGEGQHDGEEGRDGHDQSFNEGKSRSH
- a CDS encoding putative cell-associated beta-galactosidase — translated: MGWQSRMIQSKALIDICDIFTMRESILSVLTFFSLLLVVQARDDGRMKYNFNSGWKVLVGNPASAQSPSFNDNDWKDVTLPHAWNEDDAFRVDIANLSTGIAWYRKHFDLPATSRNKKVFLEFEGIRHAGEFYLNGKWIGRSENGVMAFGFDVSDITLYNQTNVLAAQIDNSWTYREKATSTPYQWNDKNFYANYGGINKNVFLHVTDRLYQTLPLYSNLQTTGVYIYATDLDIPRKSATINVESQVRNEYQQARTFQYQVDIHDAVQGKKLKTITGGRYTLQANETRTIRTTTHLSDLNFWSWGYGYLYDVRTSLLLNHHAIDSVKTRTGFRKTEFTHGAFKLNDRTLHLKGYAQRTTNEWPALGCAVPPWLTDFSNSLVLASNAALIRWMHVTPWKQDVESLDRLGLLQALPAGDSEGDATGRRWAQRTELMRDAVIYHRNSPSVIFYEAGNHGISEAHMSEMKALRDTYDPHGGRAAGSREMLNSSVAEYGGEMLYINKGARIRLWQMEYSRDEGLRKYWDDWSPPYHVDGAGPPYKGEDASEYNRNQDSHAVENVRRWFDYFEQRPGTGTRVNAGGVNIIFSDSNTHHRGAENYRRSGEVDGVRLPKDGWYAHKVMWDSWVDVDRLAGHIIGHWNYNDTTVKDFYVVSTAEEVELFLNGKSVGKGEQSSRFLFTFANVTWQPGTIRAVGRLDARESLLDTKTTAGEPASIRLTPHTGPSGFVADGADIAVVDVEVVDAEGQRNPIALNIIDFALSGEASWRGGIAQCADNCILSTTLPVENGINRVMLRSTTRAGQVTLTATSDGLKPATISLNTKPFASKGGLSTVIPGSDLPFVLSRGPTPSSESYTISRKAVEGLNVTAGCDTENMINSYDDDEETEWSCDGDKSSTWIKYSWDSPVNVSQMVMKLHSFRTTKYPVQISVDDTVVYEGVTPTSLGYVTLDLNATVGQSVTVASEDSDLGIIEAEIYTPA
- a CDS encoding SDR family oxidoreductase — encoded protein: MNRVVLITGVNRGIGRGLAAHYLAQPGTTVIGTVRDNSSEKAKDLSKLPKGRGCDLIIVPLSVDNPSRVAEAASEIQTRHHIEHIDVVIANAGICNHWGPIQEMTDLDVLSHFAVNTLGPLRLFTAMAPLLQRASTPKFVYISTLLASIHAIEQMPSLTAAYGMSKVAGNYLVKKIDAENKHLITLSIDPGLVQTDMGSRAAQLNGLEKAPVTVEDTVPGITRQIEAASKSTTSGQFVNYNGDWVPW